A single genomic interval of Lathyrus oleraceus cultivar Zhongwan6 chromosome 7, CAAS_Psat_ZW6_1.0, whole genome shotgun sequence harbors:
- the LOC127101413 gene encoding zinc finger CCCH domain-containing protein 24, whose protein sequence is MAASDEPSPSKIIDTINAQDSTLEPPLTTPQDAPINEAHNEVAPTEKRKRDDSDGNINSDDNRSLHPLWKTSLCSYFRKHSSCSHGDTCRYAHSEEELRPRPDSTWDPTSERGKKALKSVTGEKIAVKDGVMMTELVDDVDGGDGGDDGFASNQALSKCLVHLPMKWSSENLRIFLNEQGIPFKHAKTKKGMAIGFVTFEDEEQMKSSSKDLQGKQIGNKTIEVADVYPRSFEKKSNSSVPSNGTLDDEPNDDSLVIDGSESKKKSSREVVTPLAHLSYADQLEQKKYSLMQILKKLPRNARKACPNGVPVPEWILKSREIGGLPCNLEGIIESPIVNGYRNKCEFSIGYSMEGKVTVGFSLGNFREGVTAVEEPVDCPNISTIACKYAAIFQEFLQHTELPVWNRFKNCGFWRQLTVREGRSNGNTVDAETFDGIAEVMLIVQVSTASFDNVRVAAEFKRLAQAFVTGATSHCPTLPLTALIVQDHQGISNVAPSDAPLHSLPIAAGDPERDESISAADVRIHDYISNLRFSISPTSFFQVNTLAAEKLYSLAGDWACLGPDTLLFDICCGTGAIGLTLAHRVGMVIGIEMNAAAVSDAHKNAENNGIKNCRFICSKAEQVMGSLLKEYLNVSKEQVDDPNTCGTVDDIPEDSTCPEPENGKQASQCSENNNSEVENEVPKENASENGNTSAQQFKNVVAIVDPPRAGLHPTVIKALRTHTRLRRLVYISCNPESLVANAIELCTPSPTEIERGNKDNRGWRRMSSAGLARHRAKSMPISEAFKPIKAMAVDLFPHTPHCELVMLLER, encoded by the exons ATGGCGGCCAGTGATGAACCATCTCCCTCTAAAATCATAGACACAATCAACGCTCAGGATTCCACCTTAGAGCCACCTCTTACAACTCCGCAAGACGCCCCTATCAACGAAGCACACAACGAGGTCGCACCGACGGAGAAACGGAAGAGAGATGATTCCGACGGCAATATCAACTCCGATGACAACCGTTCTCTCCACCCGCTGTGGAAGACCAGTCTATGTTCCTACTTCAGGAAACATTCCTCCTGCAGCCACGGCGATACCTGCCGATACGCGCACAGCGAGGAGGAGCTCCGGCCTCGACCGGACAGCACGTGGGACCCGACGTCTGAGAGAGGTAAGAAGGCATTGAAATCCGTTACCGGCGAGAAAATTGCCGTTAAAGACGGTGTAATGATGACGGAGCTTGTCGACGATGTTGATGGCGGCGACGGTGGAGATGATGGTTTTGCATCCAACCAAGCGCTCAGCAAATGTTTGGTGCATTTGCCGATGAAATGGAGCTCTGAGAATTTGAGGATTTTTCTCAATGAGCAA GGTATACCTTTTAAGCATGCGAAGACAAAGAAAGGTATGGCTATTGGTTTTGTTACTTTTGAAGACGAAGAGCAAATGAAGAGTTCTTCTAAG GATTTACAAGGGAAACAAATAGGCAACAAAACGATAGAGGTAGCTGATGTTTATCCTCGATCATTTGAGAAGAAAAGTAACTCTAGTGTTCCTTCAAATGGGACATTGGATGATGAACCAAATGATGATAGTTTGGTAATTGATGGTTCCGAGTCAAAGAAAAAAAGCTCGCGTGAAGTCGTGACTCCTCTGGCTCATTTGTCCTATGCCGATCAGTTGGAGCAGAAAAAATACTCTCTCATGCAGATTCTCAAAAAACTT CCTAGAAATGCTCGTAAAGCTTGTCCAAATGGCGTTCCAGTTCCTGAATGGATTCTCAAGTCTAGGGAAATAG GTGGTCTTCCATGCAATCTAGAGGGTATTATTGAGTCACCAATTGTAAATGGATATCGTAACAAGTGTGAGTTTTCTATTGGATATTCTATGGAAGGCAAAGTAACAGTGGGTTTCAGCCTTGGAAATTTTAG GGAAGGTGTAACAGCAGTTGAGGAACCAGTGGACTGCCCAAATATTTCTACCATTGCTTGCAAATATGCTGCGATCTTTCAAGAATTTCTACAGCACACTGAATTACCAGTTTGGAACAGATTTAAAAATTGTGGATTTTGGCGTCAATTGACG GTTCGAGAAGGGAGGTCAAATGGGAATACTGTTGATGCTGAAACTTTTGATGGTATTGCGGAGGTCATGCTTATCGTGCAG GTCTCTACCGCAAGTTTTGATAATGTACGAGTAGCTGCTGAATTTAAGAGGCTTGCTCAGGCATTTGTTACAGGAGCTACCTCTCATTGTCCAACTTTGCCCCTTACAGCTCTAATTGTTCAG GATCACCAAGGAATATCCAATGTAGCACCATCTGATGCACCACTGCATTCACTTCCCATAGCAGCTGGTGATCCCGAGAGGGATGAAAGCATTAGTGCTGCAGATGTTAGAATTCATGATTATATCAGTAATCTCCGTTTCTCCATATCTCCAACCTCATTTTTTCAG GTTAACACACTTGCTGCTGAGAAGTTATACTCCCTTGCTGGAGATTGGGCATGCTTAGGTCCTGATACATTGCTATTTGATATATGCTGTGGGACAGGAGCAATTGGCCTGACATTAGCGCATCGTGTTGGAATG GTTATTGGAATTGAAATGAACGCTGCTGCTGTATCTGATGCTCATAAGAATGCGGAGAATAATGGCATAAAAAACTGTAGATTTATCTGTTCAAAG GCAGAGCAAGTTATGGGATCTCTGTTAAAGGAATACCTTAATGTGTCCAAGGAACAAGTTGATGATCCTAATACCTGTGGAACTGTTGATGACATTCCTGAAGACAGTACCTGCCCAGAGCCCGAAAATGGTAAACAGGCATCTCAGTGTTCTGAAAATAACAATTCAGAAGTTGAAAATGAGGTTCCGAAGGAAAATGCTTCTGAAAATGGGAATACTTCCGCGCAACAATTTAAAAATGTTGTTGCTATTGTTGATCCTCCCCGTGCTGGACTTCATCCAACT GTGATAAAAGCTTTAAGAACTCATACACGCCTGCGAAGACTTGT TTACATATCATGTAATCCTGAAAGTTTGGTGGCAAATGCTATTGAGCTTTGTACTCCATCCCCCACAGAAATTGAAAGAGGAAACAAAGACAACAGAGGATGGAGAAGGATGAGTAGTGCTGGTCTAGCTCGGCATAGAGCGAAGTCTATGCCCATTTCAGAGGCCTTCAAACCCATAAAAGCAATGGCTGTTGATCTTTTTCCACATACTCCACATTGTGAATTGGTTATGCTTCTTGAAAGGTAG